One Thermithiobacillus tepidarius DSM 3134 genomic window carries:
- a CDS encoding DUF3149 domain-containing protein, which produces MLDVLFSTSTGVLSVFTVAFAVGMVGVMSAYFAIKSMKK; this is translated from the coding sequence ATGCTGGATGTCCTGTTTAGCACGAGCACTGGAGTGCTGTCGGTCTTCACCGTTGCTTTCGCGGTGGGCATGGTCGGGGTCATGTCGGCCTATTTCGCCATCAAGTCCATGAAAAAGTAA
- a CDS encoding RNA pyrophosphohydrolase, translated as MIDADGYRPNVGMIICNDKDEVLWARRIGERSWQFPQGGMHPHESPEEAMFRELKEEVGTDKVEILGRTRNWLRYELPYSRHRARSRTRYRGQKQIWFLLRFAGDEEEINLATARPEFDEWRWVDYWSPIDEIIEFKRQVYQQALCELAPLLGKAVPSGRWAVRSGSV; from the coding sequence ATGATTGACGCAGACGGCTACCGTCCCAATGTGGGGATGATAATTTGCAATGACAAGGACGAAGTGCTGTGGGCGCGCCGCATCGGAGAGCGCTCCTGGCAGTTTCCGCAGGGCGGCATGCACCCCCACGAGAGCCCGGAAGAAGCCATGTTTCGGGAGCTGAAGGAGGAGGTGGGTACCGACAAGGTCGAAATTCTGGGGCGTACCCGCAACTGGCTGCGCTACGAGCTCCCCTACAGCCGTCACCGTGCCCGCTCGCGCACCCGCTACCGCGGCCAGAAGCAAATCTGGTTCCTGTTGCGCTTTGCCGGTGATGAAGAGGAGATCAACCTGGCCACCGCCCGGCCTGAATTCGACGAGTGGCGCTGGGTGGACTACTGGTCGCCCATCGACGAGATCATCGAGTTCAAGCGCCAAGTCTATCAGCAGGCCCTATGCGAACTGGCGCCCTTGCTGGGCAAGGCGGTGCCGTCGGGGCGCTGGGCAGTGCGTAGCGGGAGCGTGTAG
- a CDS encoding phosphate-starvation-inducible PsiE family protein: MDLKNRTMRLYAQLLDILVIGLILVMLVTLAISFYKLVMDLMLIFPVVDSAGKGVTQLVINVLGVFVLIELFRTFTDYVEFHRIRLHVLADVTIVFIMRELLIGLYGHSLAWPDLLAIAGLLAVLVGARTLAIRYPPRPESRSERANTGNG, encoded by the coding sequence GTGGATCTGAAAAACCGCACCATGCGCCTTTACGCGCAGCTTCTGGACATCCTCGTCATCGGCCTGATCCTGGTCATGCTGGTGACCCTGGCCATCAGCTTCTACAAGCTGGTCATGGACCTCATGCTGATCTTTCCGGTGGTCGACAGCGCCGGCAAGGGCGTTACCCAGCTGGTCATCAATGTGCTCGGCGTCTTCGTCCTCATCGAGCTGTTCCGCACCTTCACCGACTACGTGGAGTTCCATCGCATCCGCCTGCACGTGCTGGCCGACGTCACCATCGTCTTCATCATGCGCGAACTCCTCATCGGCTTGTACGGCCACAGCCTCGCCTGGCCCGACCTGCTGGCCATCGCCGGGCTCCTGGCCGTGCTGGTGGGCGCCCGTACCCTGGCCATCCGCTACCCGCCGCGCCCGGAAAGCAGAAGCGAGCGGGCGAATACCGGCAACGGCTAG
- the purL gene encoding phosphoribosylformylglycinamidine synthase, which produces MLQIRGSAALSPFRLDKLMSALREKTPHIRHVYAEFVHFAELGGDLGADEHIVLERLLTYGPRLAEEEPVGQLLLVLPRFGTISPWSSKATDIARHCGLEKIRRLERGVAFYVRKADESALTSAERAALLPLIHDRMTEMVVDDLADAEGLFRHAEPAPLQTVDVLNGGRAALAQANLAWGLALSPDEMDYLVENFTRMGRNPTDVELMMFAQANSEHCRHKIFNAEWVIDGERQELSLFAMIRNTHRQHPAGTLSAYKDNAAVIEGFAVERFFPDPETQGYAYHAEDTHILMKVETHNHPTAISPFPGAATGAGGEIRDEGATGRGAKPKAGLSGFSVSNLRIPGAEQPWEQPAYGKPERIASALDIMLEGPIGAAAFNNEFGRPSICGYFRTFEQAVAGEVRGYHKPIMLAGGLGNIRPQHVQKREIPAGAYLVVLGGPAMLIGLGGGAASSVATGEGQEELDFASVQRGNPEMQRRAQEVIDRCWQLGEANPIVSIHDVGAGGLSNALPELVNDAGRGGRFQLRSVPNEDLGMSPMQIWSNEAQERYVLAVGQEHFERFRALCERERCLYAVVGEATAEQRLVLEDSYFRNTPIDMELSVLLGKPPRMTRVVQRLPRPAVPLDSTGIELREAAYRVLRLPTVADKRFLITIGDRSVGGLVCRDQMVGPWQVPVADVGVTAMSFTGYRGEAMSMGERTPMALLDPAASGRMAIGEALTNLAAARVERLEDVKLSANWMAPAGHPGEDAGLYDTVRAVGMELCPALGIAIPVGKDSMSMKTVWREGGEDKAVTAPLSLIVSAFARVPDVRRTLTPQLRADPQTDLFLVDLGAGRNRLGGSALAQVYKQLGDTPPDLDDPQLFRGFFAAVQQLNEAGLVLAYHDRSDGGLFATLCEMAFAGHSGLDVQLDGLGDEPLAVLFSEELGAVLQTPRAARERVLAVLGQHGLAAVSHCIGAPASDDRIVFRMGGREVLADSRIDLQRAWSETSYRMQSLRDNPKCAQEEYDALLDAEDPGLHAHLSFDPDEDVAAPYLNLGTRPRVAVLREQGVNGQVEMAAAFERAGFAAVDVHMSDIIAGRVSLQDFRGFVACGGFSYGDVLGAGEGWAKSILFNARARDEFEAFFQRSDSFALGICNGCQMMSNLHEIIPGAELWPHFVRNESEQFEARLALVEVPENPSIFFRGMADSRMPIAVAHGEGRAEFRDPAQLDQALASGIVAMRWVDHRGQPTQRYPFNPNGSPSGIAGLTTPDGRFTVAMPHPERVFRAIQHSWRPDDWSEDGPWMRMFRNARVWTQ; this is translated from the coding sequence ATGCTCCAAATTCGCGGCTCCGCTGCCCTGTCTCCCTTCCGTCTGGACAAGCTGATGTCCGCCCTGCGGGAAAAAACTCCGCACATCCGCCATGTTTACGCCGAATTCGTCCACTTTGCTGAGTTGGGCGGTGATCTGGGCGCGGATGAGCACATTGTGCTGGAGCGTCTGTTGACCTACGGCCCCAGGCTGGCGGAGGAGGAGCCCGTCGGGCAATTGTTGCTGGTGCTGCCGCGCTTCGGCACCATCTCGCCCTGGTCCAGCAAGGCCACCGACATCGCCCGGCATTGCGGTCTCGAAAAAATCAGGCGCCTGGAGCGGGGCGTGGCCTTCTATGTGCGCAAGGCGGACGAGAGCGCCCTGACGTCCGCCGAGCGGGCGGCGCTGCTGCCCCTGATCCACGATCGCATGACCGAGATGGTGGTGGACGATCTGGCCGATGCCGAGGGCCTGTTCCGGCACGCCGAGCCGGCGCCCCTGCAGACCGTGGATGTCCTGAACGGCGGCCGGGCGGCGCTGGCGCAGGCCAATCTGGCCTGGGGCCTGGCCTTGAGCCCGGACGAGATGGATTATCTGGTGGAGAATTTCACCCGCATGGGGCGCAACCCCACGGACGTGGAGCTCATGATGTTCGCCCAGGCCAATTCGGAGCATTGCCGCCACAAGATCTTCAATGCCGAATGGGTCATCGACGGCGAGCGGCAGGAACTGTCCCTTTTCGCCATGATCCGCAATACCCACCGGCAGCATCCCGCGGGCACCCTGTCCGCCTACAAGGACAACGCGGCGGTGATCGAGGGCTTCGCCGTCGAGCGCTTCTTCCCCGACCCCGAAACCCAGGGCTATGCTTACCATGCCGAGGATACCCACATCCTCATGAAGGTGGAGACCCACAATCACCCCACCGCCATCTCGCCTTTCCCGGGGGCGGCGACCGGGGCCGGCGGCGAGATCCGCGACGAGGGCGCCACCGGCCGCGGCGCCAAGCCCAAGGCGGGGCTCAGCGGCTTTTCCGTGTCCAACCTGCGCATTCCCGGTGCCGAGCAGCCCTGGGAACAGCCGGCCTACGGCAAGCCGGAACGCATCGCTTCGGCGCTGGACATCATGCTGGAAGGCCCCATCGGCGCGGCGGCCTTCAACAACGAGTTCGGGCGTCCCAGCATCTGCGGCTACTTCCGCACCTTCGAGCAGGCGGTGGCCGGCGAAGTGCGCGGCTATCACAAGCCCATCATGCTGGCCGGCGGCCTGGGCAACATCCGCCCCCAGCACGTGCAAAAGCGGGAGATCCCGGCGGGCGCCTATCTCGTCGTGCTGGGCGGGCCGGCCATGCTGATCGGCCTGGGCGGCGGCGCTGCCTCCAGCGTGGCCACCGGCGAGGGCCAGGAGGAGCTGGATTTCGCCTCGGTGCAGCGCGGCAACCCGGAGATGCAGCGCCGCGCCCAAGAGGTGATCGACCGGTGCTGGCAGTTGGGTGAGGCCAATCCCATCGTGTCCATCCACGATGTGGGGGCGGGCGGCCTGTCCAATGCCCTGCCGGAACTGGTGAACGATGCCGGCCGCGGCGGACGCTTTCAGCTGCGCAGCGTGCCCAACGAGGATCTGGGCATGTCGCCCATGCAGATCTGGTCCAACGAAGCCCAGGAGCGCTACGTGCTGGCCGTCGGCCAGGAGCATTTCGAACGCTTCCGGGCCCTGTGCGAGCGCGAGCGTTGCCTTTATGCGGTGGTGGGCGAAGCCACCGCCGAGCAGCGCCTGGTGCTCGAAGACAGCTACTTCCGCAACACCCCCATCGACATGGAGCTGAGCGTGCTGCTGGGCAAGCCGCCGCGCATGACCCGGGTCGTGCAGCGTTTGCCGCGCCCGGCGGTGCCCCTCGACAGCACCGGCATCGAGCTGCGGGAGGCGGCCTACCGGGTGCTGCGCCTGCCGACCGTGGCGGACAAGCGCTTTCTGATCACCATCGGCGACCGCAGCGTCGGCGGGCTGGTCTGCCGCGACCAGATGGTCGGCCCCTGGCAGGTGCCGGTGGCCGACGTGGGCGTCACCGCCATGAGCTTTACGGGCTATCGAGGCGAGGCCATGAGCATGGGCGAGCGCACGCCGATGGCACTGCTCGATCCGGCCGCCAGCGGCCGCATGGCCATCGGCGAGGCGCTGACCAACCTGGCGGCGGCCCGCGTCGAGCGCCTGGAAGACGTGAAGCTGTCTGCCAACTGGATGGCGCCGGCCGGCCACCCGGGCGAGGACGCCGGCCTCTATGACACGGTCCGGGCCGTGGGCATGGAGCTGTGTCCGGCGCTCGGCATCGCCATCCCGGTGGGCAAGGATTCCATGTCCATGAAGACGGTCTGGCGCGAGGGCGGGGAGGACAAGGCGGTCACCGCGCCCCTGTCCCTGATCGTGTCCGCCTTTGCCCGGGTGCCGGACGTGCGCAGGACCCTGACGCCGCAGCTACGCGCCGATCCGCAGACGGATCTCTTCCTCGTCGACCTCGGCGCCGGCCGCAACCGGCTAGGCGGCTCGGCGTTGGCCCAGGTCTACAAGCAGCTGGGCGACACACCGCCCGATCTCGACGATCCGCAGCTCTTCAGAGGCTTTTTCGCCGCCGTGCAGCAGTTGAACGAGGCCGGCTTGGTGCTGGCCTACCACGACCGCTCCGACGGCGGCCTCTTCGCCACCCTCTGCGAAATGGCCTTCGCCGGGCACTCGGGCCTCGACGTGCAGCTCGACGGCCTGGGCGACGAGCCGCTGGCCGTGCTCTTCAGCGAAGAGCTCGGCGCCGTGCTGCAGACCCCTCGCGCGGCACGGGAACGGGTGCTGGCCGTGCTCGGTCAGCACGGATTGGCAGCCGTCAGCCACTGCATCGGCGCACCCGCGAGCGACGACCGCATCGTTTTTCGCATGGGCGGGCGCGAGGTGCTGGCGGACAGCCGCATCGATCTCCAGCGCGCCTGGTCGGAGACCAGCTACCGCATGCAGTCCCTGCGCGACAACCCCAAGTGCGCCCAGGAGGAGTACGATGCCCTGCTGGACGCCGAGGATCCCGGCCTGCATGCTCATCTGAGCTTCGATCCCGACGAGGACGTGGCCGCGCCCTATCTCAACCTGGGCACCCGGCCGCGGGTGGCCGTCCTGCGCGAACAGGGCGTCAACGGCCAAGTGGAGATGGCGGCGGCCTTCGAGCGCGCCGGCTTCGCCGCCGTGGACGTGCACATGAGCGACATCATCGCCGGGCGGGTCAGTCTGCAGGATTTCCGCGGCTTCGTCGCCTGCGGCGGCTTTTCCTACGGCGACGTGCTGGGCGCCGGCGAGGGCTGGGCCAAGTCCATCCTCTTCAATGCTCGCGCCCGCGACGAGTTCGAAGCCTTCTTCCAGCGCAGCGACAGCTTTGCCCTCGGTATCTGCAATGGTTGCCAGATGATGTCGAACCTGCACGAGATCATCCCCGGCGCCGAGCTGTGGCCGCACTTCGTGCGCAACGAATCGGAGCAGTTCGAGGCCCGGCTGGCGCTGGTGGAGGTGCCGGAAAACCCGTCCATTTTCTTCCGAGGCATGGCCGACTCGCGCATGCCCATTGCCGTGGCCCACGGCGAAGGCCGGGCCGAATTCCGCGATCCGGCGCAACTGGACCAGGCGCTGGCGTCCGGGATCGTGGCCATGCGCTGGGTGGATCACCGCGGCCAGCCGACCCAACGCTATCCTTTCAACCCCAATGGCTCGCCCAGCGGCATTGCCGGGCTGACCACGCCCGATGGACGCTTCACCGTTGCCATGCCGCATCCGGAGCGCGTGTTCCGGGCGATACAGCACTCATGGCGGCCGGACGATTGGAGCGAGGATGGCCCGTGGATGCGGATGTTCAGGAATGCGCGCGTGTGGACCCAGTGA
- a CDS encoding FMN-binding negative transcriptional regulator, with the protein MYIPSAFKESSLPRLQAFVQDHPFAALVTCPSERSGAGPFASHVPLLLNADRGAQGVLRGHVARANPQWRHFAPAREVLAIFHGPHAAVSSAWYEEPAAAVPTWNYAAVHVYGRVRLIADTEEALVLLRDMTARFQPEGGHVPLQPPAARTQQLLSAIVAFEIDITRWEGKFKLGQNRSAADRRRIREALRERGGHDDLALAEMMQTLDN; encoded by the coding sequence ATGTACATCCCCTCTGCTTTCAAGGAAAGCTCGCTGCCGCGCTTGCAGGCGTTCGTGCAGGACCATCCTTTCGCCGCCCTGGTGACTTGCCCGTCCGAGCGCTCCGGAGCGGGGCCCTTTGCGAGTCATGTGCCGCTGCTGCTGAATGCCGATCGGGGAGCGCAGGGCGTGCTGCGCGGGCATGTGGCGCGGGCCAATCCGCAGTGGCGGCACTTCGCGCCAGCGCGGGAGGTGCTGGCGATTTTCCATGGGCCGCATGCCGCCGTGTCTTCCGCCTGGTACGAGGAACCGGCTGCGGCTGTGCCGACCTGGAATTACGCGGCGGTGCATGTCTATGGCCGGGTCCGGCTGATCGCGGACACGGAGGAGGCACTTGTCCTGCTGCGGGACATGACGGCGCGCTTCCAGCCCGAAGGCGGCCATGTGCCGCTGCAGCCCCCTGCGGCGCGCACGCAGCAGCTGCTGTCCGCCATCGTGGCTTTCGAGATCGACATTACCCGCTGGGAAGGCAAGTTCAAATTGGGCCAGAACCGTTCCGCGGCGGACCGCCGGCGCATTCGGGAGGCGTTGCGGGAGCGGGGTGGGCATGATGATCTGGCGCTGGCGGAGATGATGCAGACGTTGGATAATTAG
- a CDS encoding metallopeptidase family protein: MEHEESLEALFLDEAEEAVAALPDWVQAQMSNVAFFVEAYPSAEVQASLGVEDPYDLLGLYTGTPLPDRGGQYGYGNLPDAIYLYREPILAYCEETGEDLRHCVRHVVVHEVGHYLGLSDAEMEAIEKS; this comes from the coding sequence ATGGAGCATGAAGAATCGCTGGAAGCGCTGTTTCTCGATGAAGCCGAGGAGGCGGTGGCTGCGTTGCCGGATTGGGTGCAGGCGCAAATGAGCAATGTCGCCTTTTTCGTGGAGGCCTATCCGAGCGCCGAAGTCCAGGCCAGCCTGGGCGTGGAGGATCCTTACGATCTGCTTGGCCTTTACACCGGCACGCCCTTGCCCGATCGGGGCGGGCAATACGGTTACGGGAATCTGCCCGACGCCATTTACCTGTATCGTGAGCCCATCCTGGCTTATTGCGAGGAGACCGGGGAGGATCTGCGGCATTGCGTCCGCCACGTGGTGGTGCATGAGGTCGGCCACTACTTGGGCCTGTCCGACGCGGAGATGGAGGCGATAGAAAAAAGTTAG
- a CDS encoding cold-shock protein produces MQTGTVKWFNDAKGYGFITPTDGGEDVFTHFSSIEINGFKTLSEGQRVEFEVTRGPKGLQTSRVIPR; encoded by the coding sequence ATGCAAACCGGTACCGTGAAGTGGTTCAACGATGCGAAGGGCTATGGCTTCATCACCCCCACCGATGGCGGCGAGGACGTCTTCACCCATTTTTCCTCCATTGAGATCAACGGCTTCAAAACCCTCTCCGAAGGCCAGAGAGTCGAATTCGAAGTAACGCGGGGTCCGAAGGGTCTGCAGACCAGCCGAGTGATTCCTCGTTAA
- a CDS encoding FAD-dependent oxidoreductase: MAEAYVIKMPQLSDTMTEGVVVSWEKQPGDKINRGDVVATVETDKAIMDVEVFREGYLSGPLAAVDSVVPVGEAMGYLVATPEEVGQVAPGGAVAMAEPTPNTAAPTAAPAAAPAEASYTIKMPQLSDTMTEGVVVSWEKQPGDKINRGDVVATVETDKAIMDVEVFREGYLSGPLAAVDSVVPVGEAMGYLVDHPEQVVSESVKVAGAAKAPETQATTQSSAAPSKPASAAAPILTGGKPAPRPAGKLATPYARKLAGGLNVNLAGLNGSGPQGLIVGNDVLQARPGQAAAAPAGWELPEIQVPGEGRPMSAIEKAVSRSMTASLTMPTFHVTVNVQPEALIRAAKANGVSVTVAIAKAAAEALKLHPLVNAAYQPVDKIVERDFQDIGIAVTAEGGGLVVPVLRNVGARDVQTLHQEWNGIVERARKRRLAPEEYANPTFTVSNMGMYGVAQFDAIVTPGTAAIIAIAAAGPSGMPITITADHRVVNGAEAAAFLVDLKRVIEQPESWLGSPGPAIPAGDYDYQVVVIGGGPGGEDCARELAEHGIKVAMINNAPLPGGECLWRGCIPSKAWRAAADRMRDRHHDALLGIGNTDRPELDWERLEAHRKQVLQTRGEMALKTDKGMKIAVLEGFASFTGPHGVRIEGKDAGEISFGAAVIATGAPTFVPPIPGAAEGLQSGGVVTSDTVWNLASPPRRLCVIGAGAIGMEMAQIFRDFGAEVTVLEAQARPLAEVEAEIATTLAKLLSAEERMQILTSAKVQAIDGQPGAMRVRFADGEGREQRLDCDLVLMATGKRPQTDGLNLAAAGVQLGERGAIAVDAGGRTNVPHIYAVGDVIGGLMLAHTAGQQGRVAASNLLGHPAKYDEAKDCGVIFTRPEAAFVGLSVEQAKARGLDCAEVKVPMSIDAKAMMTGETDGLIKIVAEKSSHRIVGVHFLADHADTLIGEAVMMVSAGLTLEQVAHAIHPHPTQTELFGEMARRLLSRLRRSAAKQGA; the protein is encoded by the coding sequence ATGGCCGAAGCTTATGTCATCAAGATGCCGCAGCTGTCCGACACCATGACCGAAGGCGTGGTGGTGTCCTGGGAGAAGCAGCCGGGCGACAAGATCAATCGCGGCGACGTGGTCGCCACCGTGGAGACCGACAAGGCCATCATGGACGTGGAGGTGTTCCGCGAAGGCTACCTGTCCGGCCCCTTGGCCGCCGTGGACAGCGTCGTGCCCGTCGGCGAAGCCATGGGCTACCTGGTGGCCACGCCGGAGGAAGTGGGCCAAGTGGCTCCCGGCGGCGCCGTGGCCATGGCCGAGCCCACCCCCAACACCGCGGCCCCGACTGCCGCGCCCGCCGCTGCGCCGGCGGAGGCGAGCTATACTATCAAGATGCCGCAGCTGTCCGACACCATGACCGAAGGCGTGGTGGTGTCCTGGGAGAAGCAGCCGGGCGACAAGATCAATCGCGGCGACGTGGTCGCCACCGTGGAGACCGACAAGGCCATCATGGACGTGGAGGTGTTCCGCGAAGGCTACCTGTCCGGCCCCTTGGCCGCCGTGGACAGCGTCGTGCCCGTCGGCGAAGCCATGGGCTACCTGGTGGATCATCCCGAGCAAGTGGTCAGCGAGTCGGTGAAAGTGGCTGGCGCGGCCAAGGCGCCGGAAACCCAGGCGACAACCCAGTCCTCCGCCGCGCCATCCAAACCGGCATCCGCGGCCGCCCCGATCCTGACCGGCGGCAAGCCGGCTCCGCGCCCGGCGGGCAAGCTCGCCACGCCCTACGCGCGCAAGCTAGCCGGCGGCCTGAATGTGAACCTTGCCGGCCTGAACGGCAGCGGTCCTCAGGGCCTGATCGTCGGCAACGACGTGCTGCAAGCCCGGCCGGGCCAAGCAGCCGCCGCCCCCGCTGGCTGGGAGCTGCCCGAGATCCAGGTGCCCGGCGAAGGCCGGCCCATGAGCGCCATCGAAAAGGCGGTCAGCCGCAGCATGACGGCGAGCCTCACCATGCCGACCTTCCATGTGACCGTCAACGTGCAGCCCGAGGCGCTGATCCGCGCCGCCAAGGCCAACGGCGTGTCCGTGACCGTGGCCATCGCCAAGGCCGCCGCCGAGGCGCTCAAGCTGCATCCCCTGGTCAACGCCGCCTATCAGCCGGTGGACAAGATCGTCGAGCGCGACTTCCAGGATATCGGCATCGCCGTGACCGCCGAGGGCGGCGGCTTGGTGGTACCGGTGCTGCGCAATGTCGGCGCCCGCGACGTCCAGACGCTGCACCAGGAATGGAACGGCATCGTCGAACGGGCGCGCAAGCGCCGCCTGGCTCCCGAGGAGTACGCCAACCCCACCTTCACGGTTTCCAACATGGGCATGTACGGCGTCGCCCAATTCGACGCCATCGTCACCCCCGGCACTGCGGCCATCATCGCCATCGCCGCCGCCGGACCCAGCGGCATGCCCATCACCATCACCGCCGACCACCGGGTGGTCAATGGCGCCGAGGCGGCCGCCTTCCTGGTGGATCTCAAGCGCGTCATCGAGCAGCCGGAGTCCTGGCTCGGCAGTCCCGGTCCGGCCATCCCGGCGGGCGACTACGACTATCAGGTGGTGGTGATCGGCGGCGGCCCGGGCGGCGAGGACTGCGCCCGCGAACTGGCCGAGCACGGCATCAAGGTGGCCATGATCAACAATGCCCCCCTGCCCGGCGGCGAGTGCCTGTGGCGCGGCTGCATTCCGTCCAAGGCTTGGCGCGCGGCCGCCGACCGCATGCGCGACCGCCATCATGACGCTCTGCTGGGCATTGGGAACACCGACCGTCCCGAGCTCGATTGGGAGCGCCTGGAGGCCCACCGCAAGCAGGTCCTGCAGACCCGCGGCGAAATGGCGCTGAAGACCGACAAGGGCATGAAGATCGCCGTGCTCGAAGGCTTCGCCAGCTTCACCGGCCCCCATGGTGTCCGCATCGAGGGCAAGGACGCTGGCGAGATCAGCTTCGGCGCCGCCGTCATCGCCACCGGCGCCCCGACCTTCGTGCCGCCCATTCCCGGCGCGGCCGAGGGCCTGCAAAGCGGCGGCGTCGTCACTTCCGACACGGTCTGGAACCTGGCCTCCCCGCCCCGCCGCCTGTGCGTGATCGGTGCCGGCGCCATCGGCATGGAAATGGCGCAGATCTTCCGCGACTTCGGCGCCGAGGTCACCGTGCTGGAAGCCCAGGCCCGGCCCCTGGCCGAAGTGGAAGCGGAGATCGCCACCACCCTGGCGAAGCTGCTCTCCGCCGAGGAGCGCATGCAGATCCTGACCAGCGCCAAGGTGCAGGCCATCGACGGCCAGCCCGGCGCCATGCGCGTGCGCTTTGCCGACGGCGAAGGCCGCGAGCAGCGGCTCGACTGCGATCTGGTCCTCATGGCCACCGGCAAGCGTCCGCAGACCGATGGCCTGAATCTGGCCGCCGCCGGCGTGCAGCTCGGCGAGCGCGGCGCCATCGCCGTGGATGCCGGCGGCCGCACCAACGTGCCGCACATCTACGCCGTCGGCGACGTGATCGGCGGGCTCATGCTGGCGCACACGGCGGGCCAGCAGGGCCGCGTGGCGGCCTCCAACCTGCTCGGCCACCCGGCCAAGTACGACGAGGCCAAGGATTGCGGCGTGATCTTCACCCGGCCCGAAGCCGCCTTCGTGGGCCTGTCCGTGGAGCAGGCCAAGGCCCGGGGCCTGGACTGCGCCGAAGTCAAGGTGCCCATGAGCATCGACGCCAAGGCCATGATGACCGGCGAAACCGACGGCCTCATCAAGATCGTCGCCGAGAAGAGCAGCCACCGCATCGTCGGCGTGCACTTCCTGGCCGACCACGCGGACACCCTGATCGGCGAGGCGGTCATGATGGTGTCGGCGGGCCTGACCCTGGAGCAGGTGGCCCACGCCATCCATCCGCACCCGACGCAGACGGAGCTCTTCGGAGAGATGGCCCGCCGCCTGCTGTCCCGGCTGCGGCGCAGCGCGGCCAAGCAAGGCGCCTGA